The Agromyces sp. G08B096 DNA window GCCGCTCATCGAGCCGACGCTGTCGACCGGCGTCGCGGCGCTCGTCGCGGCCGCCAGGGAGTGGCTCGACTGATCCGGGGTCAGGGCGCCGCCGGCTCGGCCGGGGCGCCCGAGTCGGCGACGCGCACCTCGACGCCCGCGGCGCGGAAGCGCTCCAGCTCACCGGGGTCGGCGCCGTCGTCGGTGATCAGCACGTCGATCCGCTCGGTCGGCACCGTCTGCATCATCGAGTCGGTGCCGACCTTCGTGTGGTCGGCGAGCACCACCACGCGCTGCGCCGCCTCCACGGCGGCGCGGTCGAGGCTCGCGACGTGCATGTTGGGCGTGCTGAGCCCGTTGGCCGCGGTGAGCCCGTTGCCCGACAGGAACACCGTCTGGAACCGCAGGCGCGAGACCGCGCGCTCCGCCTCTCCCCCGATCGCCGCACGGATGTTGCCGCGCAGGATGCCGCCGATGAGCAGCACCTCCACGTCCGGGGCATCCGCGAGCGCGTCGGCGACCAGCAGCGACGTCGTCGCCACCATCAGCCGTCGCCGGGCGAGCCGGGTGGCGACGGCCTGCGTCGTCGTGCCGGCGCAGAGCATCACGACGTCGCCGTCGTCCACGAGGTCGGCGGCGAGCTCGGCCATCGCGAGCTTGTGCGCGGCCGCGACGACGCGCTTCTCCCGGTACGTCGGCTCGTCCATCACCGATCGCGCGACGGATGCCCCGCCCCGGTGGCGCACGAGATGCCCGCCCTCCTCGAGGGCTTTCAGGTCGCGGCGCACGGTGATCTCCGACGAGCGCACCATGCGCGACAGGTCGGCGACCGAGATCGATCGGTGCACCGCGAGGGCCGAGAGGATCACCTGCCGGCGTTCATCCGTGAACACGTCGCCTCCTGTGGCCGTGCTTGCGTGCCTTCACCCTATGACCCGGCCGGCAGGGCGGGCGGCGCCGTCGGCGCTCGCTCCGCCCCGCCGGCCGCCCCTCAGCTCGCGCTGCAGGTGAGCTTCGCGTCGGCCCAGTCGGCGTGGTCGAAGTTCTTCCCGTTCGTCGCCTCGTGCGCGACCAGCTGCAGCCGCTGGACGCCCGTCACGTCGACCGAGAGCGGGAGCGCGGCATCCGCGTTGGTCAGCACCGCGGTCTCGGTGAGGAGCCGCCCGTCGCCGAAGACCTGGAAGCGGACCGACCCGGTGCCGCTCTCGCCCGGCGTCTCGAGCACCTCGTCGTCGATGCCGACGATCGCGTCGAACACCGAGCAGGTGCCGCCGACCCACGCCGTGATCGATCCCGTGGCATGCATGCCGATGCCCTTCTCGTAGGTCACGTCGTCGATCTCGAGCGGGCGCCCGTCGCCGGCGGCGGCCTGCCCGTTCGACTGGTCGCGCTCGACCGGCCCGTAGCCGTTGCTCTCGGCGAGCCAGGCCACGTCGGAGAGGTACACCGTGCCGTCGAGCGGCGGCGGCGTCACCCAGACCGTCGCCTGGCTCGACGCGGCGCCGGGCCGGTTGCCGTCGCGGTACTCCGCCGTGACGGGCAGCTCGACCGTGCCGCTCGCCCCGTCGGCGGGGACGCTCACCCGCCAGGTCGCCTGCAGCACCTCGCCGGCGGCGAGCCGCTTCGCCGTCGCGGGCTCACCCTCGACGGCCCACCCCTCGGGCACGGCCGGGGCGAGGACGACCTTGCGGACGTCGCGGTCCGCGACCGAGAACGACGCGGTGACGTCGAACGTGCTGCCGGGCTGCACCTCCGCCTCGACCGGCTCGACCTGGAGGGCGGCGGCCGGGCCCGGCTCCACCGGCTCGAGGCACGTCGTGCGGTGCGGCGACGCCGGGCAGATCACCGCGGCGAAGCCGCCGTTCGTCGCCGTCGGAACCGAAAGCACGTCCCGCGAGGACGCCTCGACCGTCGAGGCGACCGTCGCCGAGCCGTTGGCACCGTCGTCGGCGAGCAGGTCGACGATCAGCCGCTTGCCGCCGAACTCCGCGAGTGGCAGCTCGAGCGGCGCACCGGAGCCCGCGCGCATGCCCCCCGCGAACCAGCGGTCGCCCGACTGACGGGCGAGCACGACGTCGGAGCCCGGCGTGCCGCTGACGAGCTTCGTGGCCTCCCACGACTGCGGCAGGTTCTGCAGGAAGGGGATCGCGTTCGGCTCGGCGGCGTACGCCTCCGGCTTGTCGGAGAGGTGCTGCCATCCCGACTCGTACACGATCGCCATGGCCACCTCATGCGCCTTCGACGAGTTGCCGTTGCCGCGCGAGAAGGTCACCGGCGTCCAGTCCATCGAGCCGACGACGTTGCGCGTGAACGGAACGATCAGACTCCGCTCGGGGTTGATGCCGTTCTCCGCACCGCGCACGGCCTCGTACGACATGATGTGCGGCCACGTGCGCTGCAGGCCGGTCGTCAGGGCCGAGCCGTGGAAGTTGATCATCAGGTGGTGCTTCGCCGTGTCGGCGGCGACGGCGTCGTACCAGCGGTGGATCTCCTGGCTGTCGGTGTCCATGAAGTCGACCTTGATGCCGCTGACGCCCCACGAGGCGAGCTTCGGCAGCCACTCGTCGCGCTGCTCCTGCGTGCGGAGGTCGCGGCTGTGGAACCAGGCGATCACGTCCACGCCCTTGGTGTGGGCGTACCGCACGGTGCGGGGCACCCAGCTGGCGTCCCAGCCCTCGTCGAGGAGGACGTACTCCCAGCCCATCCGCGCCGAGAGGTCGATGAAGTCGCGCTGACGCGCCTCGTCCTTCGGGCTGTTCCAGTCGGTCAGCCAGCTCCAGCTGGACACGCCGGGGCGGATCCAGTCGGCGTCGTCGGCGTCGAGCTGCGCGGGAGTGGCGAGGTCGTCGACGAGGTTCGACTCGACGACTCCGTCGAGGCCGCCGATGATCGCGACGCGCCACGGGGTCGAGAGGTCACCCGTGGAGGTGACCCGCTGCCCCTGGAAGAGGTCGACGCCGTACGACAGCGAGCCGGCCGCGTGCGCCAGATGCGAGCCCGAGTAGTCGCCGTGCACGTCGGACTCGGTGAGCAGGACGTACCGCGCGCCCTGCTCGAACAGCGCCGGGTAGCCGACCGAGCCCGTGCCGTTCGCCGCGGTGGCGGTGGTGGTCATCCACTCCGCCTCGTAGTTCACCGCGTAGGAGCGCTGCATCCACGCGGTGCCATCGGCCGGGAGCACCCAGGCGCCCGACTCGTCGTCGACGCGGTGCTCGCCGTCGCCCTCGATGAGGTAGCGGTACGCGGCGCCGTCGTCGGCGAGACGGACGGCGATCGCGAAGCGGGCGCCGCCCGCGTTCTCGAACTCGAAGACGGACTCGGCGTGCGTGTACTCCCGCTCCTGCTCCTTGCCGGTCGTCATGGTGTAGCGGTCCTTCACCCGCCGGTCCTCACGGCCGACGAACGCCAGCCCCGAGCGGAAGTCGCCGTCGCTGCCCGTGAGCCCGAGCCTGGCGGCGCTCACCACGATCGTCTCGCCCTCGCGGACGACGAGCCCGACCCGTCCGGCGGAGTCGAGCGTCAGCTCGGCGTCGAGCGGCGAGCCCTTCGGCCCGTCGATGCTCCAGCGATCGACGACGGCGGGCTCCTCCGGCTGCTCGTCGGAGCAGGTCAGCCGCGCGTCGCCCCAGTCGGCGTGGTCGAAGTTCTTGCCGTTCGTGGCCTCGTCGGCGACGAGGCGGAGCACCTCGACCCCCGTCACGTCGGCCGTGAGCTCGACGGGGGCGTCGGTGCCGGCGAGCACGCCGGTCTCGGCGAGGAGCGTGCCGTCGCCGTAGACCTGGAACCGGGTGGTGCCGATGCCGGTGGTGACTTCGTCGTCGAGTCCGACGAAGGCGGAGAAGCTCGTGCAGTTGGCCGCGAGCTCGACCGAGAGGGCCCCGGTCGCGTGCATGCCGATGCCCTTGTCGTAGGTGACGCCGCCGATGGTGAGCGTGCGTCCGTCGCCGGCGGCGGCCTCGCCGTTCGAGGCGTCGCGCTCGATGGGTCCCCACCCGTTCGACTCGGCGAGCCACGGCAGGTCGGAGACGTACACCTCCCCCGTGGGCGCGTCCGCGTGGGCGGGGGCCGCTGCGACGGCCGTCATCCCCGTTCCGATCAGTACTCCCGTGACGAGCGCGGCGGTCGTCGCCGACGGTCGTGGTGTGCGTCGTTGCACGAGGTCTCCCTTGACTCGTGGCCCCCATCCGGGGCACCCCGAGCCACAGGGTAGGGACGTGCGATCGCGAGCGGCAACGCTGCGATCGGTATCGATCATCGGATGCCGCTGCACCGATCGCATTCGCACAGCTTCGATCAGCGCCGATCCGATCCCGGTGAGCCGGGCGCAGGGCCGCGCCGCGCGCGGCCCTACAGCCCCTCGGCGATCTCCTTGATCGCCGCCAGGCGGCGGTCCCACTCGGCACCGACCGCGTCGAGCCGTCGCGCCGTCGCGCTGAGCTCGGCGCCGACGACGTGGAACCGCACCTCCCGGCCCACGCGCACGGGCTCCACGAGACCGACCTCCTGCAGCACCGCGAGGTGCTTCGCGATCGCCTGCCGGGTGACCGGCAGCCGCCCGGCGAGGGCGGACGCGGATGCGTCGCCCTCGCCGAGCGCCTCCAGGATGCTCCACCTGGTCTCGTCACCGAGTGCGGCGAACACCGGCACCAGCGTTCCAGCGGTCATGCGTCGCCCTCGAGCAGGGCGACCAGCTTGTCGAGCTCGCTGACCCAGCCCTCGGCGTGGCTCGCGAGGTTGGCGGCGGGGTCGGAGGTCCGCTCGAAGCCCGTCTCGACGACGGTGAGCTGCGTGCCCCCGGCGACCGCCTCGAGCGTGAACGTGAAGACCGTGGAGGCGGCCTCGTCCATGCGGTCGGGCAGCCCGCCGGCCGCGTCGTCGTTGCTCCAGCGGTATGCCACCCGGTGCGGGGCATCCATCGCCTCCACGCGGAGCGGCACGGCGCCGTAGTCGGGGAAGGTGATGGTGCCTTCGGCGCCGGCGCCCGCCCCGTGGAGCACTGTGGTGCCGAACCACCGCGAGATATGCGCGGGCTCCGTGACGGCCGACCACACCTTCTCGATGGGCGCGGCGATCCGGATGGTGCGCCGGACGGTGAAGGCGTCCTCGTCGACGACGGACGGCTGGTTCTCGGTCATGCTCACAATCATGGTTCCTTTCGATGGTTCCTGCAGCTAACTGGTTGCAGCAGGTTCTGGGACGGCGACGGCCGGCTTCAGCAGCCCGGTCGCCCACGCCGCGCCGATGGAGGCCGCGGCGACGACGACGCCGGTGAGCGCGGCCGCGGGAAGCCCGGCCGCGTCGATCGCGACACCTCCCGCGAACGCACCGCCCGCGATGCCGGCGTTCACGGCCGAGGCCGGCAGCGACGAGGCGAGCGGGGCGCCCGCGCCCGCGAGCGCCACGACCCGGTGCTGGAGCGACGGGCCGGTCGCCATGCCGAAGAAGCCGATCCCGACCACGGCGATCGCCACCGCGACCGGCGACCCACCGAGCAGGACCATCGCGAGGAGCGAACAGGTGAGACCGGCCGTGGCGACGACGAGCGCCCGGCTCGCGTCGGCATCGGCGAAGCGTCCGCCCACGAACGAGCCGGCGGTCGTCGCGATGCCGTAGGCCGCGAGGAAGAGCCCGACCGGCGGCCCGGTCACGCCCGTGACCTCGGCCAGGAACGGCACCAGGTAGGTGATCGCCGACTGCACGGCGACGAAGACGAGGGCCGCGAGCCCGAGGATCGCGAGGACGCGGGGTGCGAACGCGAAGCGCGCCTGGCCGGCGGCGCCGCTGTCGCGCGGGGTCGGCACCGAGGGCAGGACGGCCACGGCGGCCACGAGGACGACGAGGGCCGCGCCGACCACGGCAGCGAAGGACCCGCGCCAGCCGACCGCCTGCCCGAGCAGCGTGCCGAGCGGCAGGCCGAGCGCACTCGCCGAGGCGAAGCCCGTGATGACGATGGCCATCGCCCGGCCGGCCCGCTCGGGCGGCGACACCGTCAGGGCCGTGACCATCGCCGCGGCGATGAAGAGCCCCTGCACGGCGCCGATCGCCACCCGGGCCACGAGGAAGGCCGCGTACCCGGCGCCGAGCACGGCGACGAGGTTGCCCGCGACGAACACCACGATGGCGGCGAGGAGCACTCGGCGCCGGTCGATGCGCGTGGTGAGCAGGGTCAGCAGCGGGCCGCCGACGGCGAGTCCGAGGGCGTTGGCGGTCACCAGCGCGCCCGCCTCCGGGACGGACACGTGCAGGTCGCTCGCGATGAGATCGATGAGGCCGACGACGAGCATCTCGGCGCATCCCATCACGAAGGCTCCCGAGAACAGCACCGTGAGCACGGCGGCCGGCCGCGCGGAGCCGGGATGGATCGTCGTCATGTGACCTCCTCAGATATGCAACGCTACGGTTGCACACCTGAAGCCTCGACGCAACCCTTGAGTTGCATATGGACGCACTCAGGCCACCCTGACGACCACACTCCCGCGCTTGCGCCCGGTGTCGACGTAGCGATGCGCGTCGACGATGTCGTCGAGGTCGACCACCCGGTCGACGACGGGCCGGAGCTCGCCGGCCTCGGCGAGCGCGGCGAGTCGCGCCATGCCGTCGGCACCCATCGATCCGCCGCGGAAATCGACGACGAGGCCCGTCCGACGTGATCGGCGCCCCGCGGCGAGCATGGCGGGCAGGTCGGCGACGACGAGCAGGAGGGCGCCGCCCGGCCGGAGGAGGGACGCGAGCCGCTCGAACGACGTGCCGCCCACTCCGTCGACGATCACGTCGTACGCCCCGGCGGGCGAGGCGGTGAAGTCCTCGCGCGTGTAGTCGACGACCTCCGCTGCGCCGAGCGCGCGCACGAGGTCGGCGTTGCGCCCGCTCGTCACCGCGGTCACCCGCGCGCCCCGTGCGGCCGCGAGCTGGACGGCCGCCGTGCCGACGGCGCCCGAGGCCCCGTTCACGAGCACCTCGGCGCCCGGCGCGAGCCCGACTCCGTCGAGGAACCGCAGCGCGGTATGGCCGCCGAAGACGATCGCGGCCGCCTCCTCGAAGCTCAGGTTCCGGGGCTTCCGGGCGACCTCGCCGTCGGCGGGGATCGTCACGTAGTCGGCGTGGCATCCCATCGGCGTGCCGCGCATCAGGATGACCTCGTCGCCCAGCGCGGAGGCCTCGACTCCGTCGCCGATGGCCACGACCGTGCCCGCCGCGTCCATGCCGAGCACCCGAGTCCTCGGCCGGACGAGGCCGATGGTCGGCGCGACCACGAGCGAGAGGCCGCGCGGCACGCGACGACTGCGCAGCCGCTGATCGGCGATGCTCACCGTCGAGGCGTGGATCCGTACGAGCAGCTCGCCGGCGGCGGGCCGCGGCGTCGGCACCTCGGCGATCCGCACCACCTCGGGCGGGCCGAACCGATCGGCGACGGCGGCGCGCATGGTGGGCGGCACGCCCGTGGGCTTCGATGAGCGAGGATCGGCGGACATGATGCTCCCTTACAACGTACGACTTACGCTGTAAGATACGCGGATGGATCGCCCGTGTCCACCCCCGTGGAGTCCCAACCTGACGTTGTACGGTATGGGCATGCCGCCGAGAACCGCCGCCCGCACGCCGCTCAGCCGCGAGCGAGTGCTGGCGACCGCGATGCGTCTCGCCGACCGCGACGGCATCGACGCGCTCACGATGCGCGCCCTCGCCGACGAGCTCGGCGTCGAGGCCATGTCGATCTACTACCACCTGCCCAACAAGCAGGCGATCCTCGACGGACTCGTCGAGTCGGTCTTCACCGAGATCGAGGCCGAGGCGGGCGGTTTCGCGGTTCCGCCCGGTACGGATGCCTCGACCTGGGGGCGCGCGCTCCGCGACCGCATCCTCGCCGCCCGCCGCGTGCTGCTCCGGCACGCCTGGGCACCGAACCTCATGAACGCGCGCGGCACGCCGGGCCCGACCGCCACTCGCCACGTCGACGGCATCGTCGGCATCATGCGCGCCGGCGGGCTCTCGCACGACCTCATCCACCACGGACTGCACGCCTTCGGCAGTCGGATCCACGGCTACGTGCAGGAGCTCAGCGACGACCGCGACGCCCCGGCTCCGGCGCCCGCCGAACTCGAGCAGCTCGCCGCGCTGGCGCCGAACCTCGCCGGGATGCTCGCCGAGGTCGCGCACGACGACCCCGGCTCCACCCTCGGCTGGTGCGACGATCAGACCGAATTCGAGTTCGGCCTCGATCTGTTGCTCGACGGGCTGGAGCGACGCGCGAGAATCATGGGATGACCCTCCCCGCAGCAGCCCCGCTCTTCGATGCCGACGTCGCCGTGATCGGTCTCGGAGCCGTCGGCTCGAGCGCGGCCTGGCGACTCGCCGTCCGCGGACTCGACGTGCTCGGGTTCGAGCAGTTCGAACCCGGTCACGCGTGGGGGGGCTCCACCGGGCGGACGCGGCTCTTCCGCGTCGCCTGTCTCGAGCACCCGGGCCTCACGCCGATCGCCCGGCGGGCACGCGACCTCTGGCGCGAGCTCGAGGACGAGAGCGGACGGCCGCTCTTCCACGAGACCGGCGGTCTCATGATCGGGCCGCCCGACTCGCACATCATCGAAGGCACCCTGCGCGCCGCCGAGGCGCACGGTCTGCCCGTCGAGCGGCTCGACGGCGACGAGATCGCCTCGCGGTTCCCGGCGCACGCCCGGCTCGATCCGGGCGACATCGGAGTCTGGGATCCGGAGGCCGGCATCCTCCGCCCGGAGGCCGCGATCATCGCCGCGGCGGAGTCCGCGCGAACCGCCGGCGCCGACCTCCACATCGGTGTGCGGGTCGTCGCCATCGACCCCGACGACGACGGCGTCACCGTGCGGACGGAGCGCAGCGCCTACCGGGTGCGCTCGGTCGCGATCACCGCCGGTCCGTGGATCGCCCGTTTCGTGCCCCACCTTCCGCTGACCCCGCACCGGGTCGTCATGACCTGGTTCCGCGCCCGCGACGGCCACGAGGCGACGCTCGACACGCTGCCCGTGTTCATCCGCAGCGTGCCGGGGCGCGACACGTGGATCTGGGGCCACGGGGCGATGGCGGGAACCGACGGCGACACGGGTGCCGATCACGTCGACGGCTTCGACGGCTCCGACGGCTTCGACGCGAAGGTGGGCCCCGAGTTCGACGGCCCGTTCCCCGCCGACGATCCCGACGCGATCGACCGCCTCGTGCACCCCGGAGAGACCGACGGGATCAGCGACCTCGTCGCCGCGACGTTCCCCGACCTCGACCCCGAGCCGTCGGGCACGACGACGTGCATCATGACCCACACGCCCGACGGCCAGTTCGTCGTCGGCCCGACCGCGCACCCGCGGGTCGTCGTCGGCGGCGGCTGCTCGGGCCACTCGTTCAAGCACGCGTCGGCGCTCGGGGAGCTCGTCGCCCAGTCCATCGCGGGCGAGACCGCCTTCACCGACGCGGCCTTCCTCGATCCGCGCCGGTTCCAGGCGGGCTGACTCACCGCTCGCCGCCGCTGTCACAGCCGCGGCGGCCATCCGGTCTGAGCTGATCGGACGCCGCCCGCCGGTCGGCGCCATCGAGAGGGGAACATCATGTCCGATCAGCCGACCGTCGTGCTCGTGCACGGCGCCTTCGCCGAGTCCGCCAGCTGGAACGGCGTCATCGAGCGTCTCTACGCCCAGGGCATCACGTCCGTCGCCGTCGCCAACCCGCTGCGCAGCCTCGCCGGCGACGCCGCGTACGTCCGCGACGTGCTCGCGACGATCGACGGGCCGGTCGTGCTCGTCGGCCACTCCTACGGCGGGCTCGTCATCAGCGAGGCCGCCGCCGGCGACGACCGGGTCGCTGCACTCGTCTACGTCGGCGCGTTCACGCCCGAGCCCGGTGACAGCGCCTTCTCGCTCTCGGCGAGCGAACCGGGCAGCACGCTGGGCGAAGCGCTCGACGCGCACCCGCTCTCCACGGGCGGCGTGGAGTTCGTCATCCGACGCGCGGTCTTCCGCGACCAGTTCGCCGCCGACGTGGCGGCGCAGACCGCCGGCCTCATGGGCGCGACGCAGCGGCCCGTGACCGAGGCGGCGCTGAAGGACGCCGTGCAGGCGGCCGTCCCCGCCTGGAAGGACCGCCCGTCGTGGCACGTCTTCGGCGCTGAGGACCGCAACATCCCCGCCGCCGTGCTCCGGACCGGCGCGGCACGCGCGAACGCGCGGACCACCCGCGAGGTCGCCGGCGCGTCGCACGCCGTCGCCGTCTCGCAGCCCGGCGAAGTCGCCGCGGTCATCGCGGAGGCGGTGCGCGCGGTCGCCGAGGACGCGGCAGCCGCCTGAACACCGGGCGACGCGGCGGACCGCCGCGGCGGGGGCGAGTATTCCTCCCGCCGCGGCATCCGCGTCGATTCGACGAACCTGTCACACATCGAGGGGGGATCCGGTCGGAGTGATCAGGAGGCCGGTGCGGCCTGCCCGGCCGACTGACAGGATCACCACATGGATGCGAACCTCGCCGACGCGCTCACCGTCTTCACCGCGGTGCGCGGGCGCCTCTTCGGCATCGCGTACCGCATGCTCGGCAGCGCCACCGAGGCGGAGGATCTCGTCCAGGAGACCTGGGTCCGCTGGCAGGGCACCGACCGCGGCGCCGTGCAGGATCCGCCGGCGTTCCTCGCGACGACCACCACGAGGCTCGCCATCAACGCGCTGCAGTCGGCGCGCGTCCGCCGCGAGACCTACATCGGGCCGTGGCTCCCCGAACCGGTCGACACGAGCCAGGATCCGACGCTCGGCGCGGAACGAGCCGAGGCGCTCGGCTTCGCCGTGCTCACGATGCTCGAGCGGCTCACCCCGACGGAACGCGCCGCCTACGTGCTGCGGGAGGCCTTCGCCTACGACTACGCCCAGATCTCCGAGGTGGTGCAGCTCTCGGAGCCGGCCGTCCGTCAGCTCGTGAGCCGAGCCCGCAAGCACCTCGCCGGCGAGCGACGGCGCGAGGTCGGGCCCGGCGAACAGCAGCGCTTGCTCACCGCGTTCCTCGCCGCGGCCAAGACCGGCGACCTCGTGCAGCTCGAGCGCCTCTTCGCGGAGGACGTGGTGTCGTACTCCGACGGCGGCGGCAAGGTGCGGGCGTCGAAGTTCCCCGTGTTCGGCCGGCTCACCGTCGCGAGGTTCATCCACGCGTTCCACACGCACTTCTGGCAGGGCGTCGCCGAGACGTTCACCGAGGTCAACGGGCAGCCGTCCGTCCTGCTGTCGAAGGACGGCACGACTTTCGCCGTGATCTCCCTCGTCGCCTCGGAACGAGGCATCGACCAAGTGCTCTGGATGATGAACCCCGACAAGCTCACCGTGATCTCCCGTGCCGCATGACGATCCCGCCGCCGCACTCATCGCCGCCGTCCGGCATCGCGACGAGGTGGCGCTCGCCCGGCTGCTGACCCCGCAGGTGCACCTCGTCGTCGACGCCGGCGACGCCACCGGCGTCGACGTCTACGGCCGGGCCGGAGTCATCCCGGCCCTCATGGCCCGGCTGCACCCGGAGCCCACGACGAGGCTGCTGCGCGTGCACGTGAACGGGGCCCCCGGCGTGGCGGCGCGCCGTGCGAACGGCGAGATCGCCGCGGTCCTCGCGCTCGGCGAGTCGTCGGGCGAGGGCCGGCCGGTCGCGCAGCTCTGGCTCACCACGGCTCCGCGGAAGCTCGCGGCCTGGAACCGCCGGCGCCCCGAGCCCGACTGAGGAGCCTGACCGACGCGCTGCGAGACTGGTGCCATGCTCGACGCCCTCCAGCTTCCGGTCGCCCTCGACGCTCGCTCCGGACCCGTCCTCCTCCGCCGCGCCACCCGCGACGACCTCGACCAGCTCATGGCGCTGCTCGCCGACGACCCGGTGAGCGCCGCCCGCGGCGACGTCGCCGCGCCGGGCGACCTGCCCGCCTACCTCGCCGCACTCGAGGAGATCCTCGCCGACCAGGGCAACGACCTGCTCGTGGCCGACGACGCCGACGGCCGCCTCGTCGGCACCCTCCAGCTCACCCGCATCCCCGGCATGGCGCGACGCGGGAGCACCCGGCTGCTGGTCGAGGCCGTGCGGGTCCGCAGCGACGCCCGTTCGGCCGGCATCGGCGGCGCGATGATGCGCTGGGTCGTCGACGTCGCCGCCCCGGCCCTCGGCTCCGGGCTCGTCCAGCTCACCTCGGACGCCGCGCGCACCGATGCGCACCGGTTCTACGAGCGGCTCGGGTTCGCGGCATCCCATGTCGGATTCAAACGACGGATTCCGGCGGCCCCGTCACAGACCGGCTGAGCATCCGGTCGGAGCTTCATGACGGCAGCGGAACCGCCGCGGCCCGGACGGAAGGCACCAGTCATGAAGATCGTCGTCATCGGAGGCACCGGCCTCATCGGCTCCAAGGTCGTCTCGCTCCTCACCGAGCACGGGCACGAGGCCGTGGCCGCCTCGCCGAACTCGGGCGTGAACACGCTGACCGGCGAGGGCGTCGCCGAGGCGCTCCGCGGTGCCGACGTCGTCGTCGACGTCTCCAACTCGCCGTCGTTCGCCGACGCCGACGTGCTGGAGTTCTTCACGACCTCGACGTCGAACCTCATCGCCGCCGAGCGCGAGGCCGGGGTGCGGCTGCACGTCGCCCTCTCGGTCGTCGGCGCCGACCGGCTGCCCGACAGCGGCTACCTGCGCGCGAAGGTCGAGCAGGAGCGGCTCATCGCCGACTCGGGGCTGCCGTACACCATCGTTCGGGCCACGCAGTTCTTCGAGTTCGCGC harbors:
- the solA gene encoding N-methyl-L-tryptophan oxidase; the encoded protein is MTLPAAAPLFDADVAVIGLGAVGSSAAWRLAVRGLDVLGFEQFEPGHAWGGSTGRTRLFRVACLEHPGLTPIARRARDLWRELEDESGRPLFHETGGLMIGPPDSHIIEGTLRAAEAHGLPVERLDGDEIASRFPAHARLDPGDIGVWDPEAGILRPEAAIIAAAESARTAGADLHIGVRVVAIDPDDDGVTVRTERSAYRVRSVAITAGPWIARFVPHLPLTPHRVVMTWFRARDGHEATLDTLPVFIRSVPGRDTWIWGHGAMAGTDGDTGADHVDGFDGSDGFDAKVGPEFDGPFPADDPDAIDRLVHPGETDGISDLVAATFPDLDPEPSGTTTCIMTHTPDGQFVVGPTAHPRVVVGGGCSGHSFKHASALGELVAQSIAGETAFTDAAFLDPRRFQAG
- a CDS encoding alpha/beta hydrolase translates to MSDQPTVVLVHGAFAESASWNGVIERLYAQGITSVAVANPLRSLAGDAAYVRDVLATIDGPVVLVGHSYGGLVISEAAAGDDRVAALVYVGAFTPEPGDSAFSLSASEPGSTLGEALDAHPLSTGGVEFVIRRAVFRDQFAADVAAQTAGLMGATQRPVTEAALKDAVQAAVPAWKDRPSWHVFGAEDRNIPAAVLRTGAARANARTTREVAGASHAVAVSQPGEVAAVIAEAVRAVAEDAAAA
- a CDS encoding RNA polymerase sigma-70 factor, translating into MDANLADALTVFTAVRGRLFGIAYRMLGSATEAEDLVQETWVRWQGTDRGAVQDPPAFLATTTTRLAINALQSARVRRETYIGPWLPEPVDTSQDPTLGAERAEALGFAVLTMLERLTPTERAAYVLREAFAYDYAQISEVVQLSEPAVRQLVSRARKHLAGERRREVGPGEQQRLLTAFLAAAKTGDLVQLERLFAEDVVSYSDGGGKVRASKFPVFGRLTVARFIHAFHTHFWQGVAETFTEVNGQPSVLLSKDGTTFAVISLVASERGIDQVLWMMNPDKLTVISRAA
- a CDS encoding GNAT family N-acetyltransferase; this translates as MLDALQLPVALDARSGPVLLRRATRDDLDQLMALLADDPVSAARGDVAAPGDLPAYLAALEEILADQGNDLLVADDADGRLVGTLQLTRIPGMARRGSTRLLVEAVRVRSDARSAGIGGAMMRWVVDVAAPALGSGLVQLTSDAARTDAHRFYERLGFAASHVGFKRRIPAAPSQTG
- a CDS encoding SDR family oxidoreductase, with amino-acid sequence MKIVVIGGTGLIGSKVVSLLTEHGHEAVAASPNSGVNTLTGEGVAEALRGADVVVDVSNSPSFADADVLEFFTTSTSNLIAAEREAGVRLHVALSVVGADRLPDSGYLRAKVEQERLIADSGLPYTIVRATQFFEFALRIADEATVDGVARLSTGLMQPVAAADVSTAVARAAGSGEPVNGIVEIGGPERLPMAEFIGRALTAHGDSRTVIADPEAPYFGTKLTGDELTPGPDAQQAATTYDEWLAAQPATAR